One Paracoccaceae bacterium genomic region harbors:
- a CDS encoding NAD(P)/FAD-dependent oxidoreductase produces the protein MTRVVVIGAGQAAAALAARLRSLGHAGPITLIGDEPSPPYQRPPLSKAFLMGEIAEDRLYLRPLEFYAQADILLRTGTRATAIDRVARVVDTTGGPVPYDVLVLATGAVPRRLAGAIGGELPGVFTLRGIADVEAMRPAFRRGARLLVVGGGYIGLEAAAVARKLGLEVTLIELADRILKRVAAPETSAWFRDLHRGHGVTIMEGQGLARLRGADRVRGAILPDGRDIAADLVIAGVGVTPATDLAEAAGLRISNGIATDALGRTSEPDIWAAGDCASFPGPDGRLRLESVQNAIDMAEAVAANIMGAAQPYEPKPWFWSDQYDVKLQIAGLNTGYTDVAVRNSGDGRSHWYFAGDRLISVDAMNDARAYMVGKRLIETGISPAPALLSDPATDLKALLKA, from the coding sequence ATGACAAGGGTCGTGGTGATCGGGGCGGGGCAGGCGGCGGCGGCGCTGGCTGCAAGGCTGCGCAGCCTGGGCCATGCCGGCCCGATCACTCTGATCGGCGACGAACCGTCCCCGCCCTATCAGCGCCCGCCGCTGTCCAAGGCCTTCCTGATGGGCGAGATCGCCGAGGATCGGCTGTATCTGCGCCCGCTGGAGTTCTATGCGCAGGCCGACATCCTGCTGCGGACCGGCACGCGCGCCACCGCCATCGACCGGGTTGCGCGGGTGGTCGACACCACCGGCGGCCCGGTGCCCTATGACGTGCTCGTGCTGGCCACCGGGGCGGTGCCGCGCCGCCTGGCGGGCGCCATCGGGGGCGAGCTGCCCGGCGTCTTCACCCTGCGCGGCATCGCGGATGTCGAGGCGATGCGCCCGGCCTTCCGGCGCGGCGCGCGGCTTCTGGTGGTCGGTGGCGGGTACATCGGGCTCGAGGCGGCCGCGGTGGCGCGCAAGCTCGGGCTCGAGGTCACGCTGATCGAACTGGCGGACCGCATCCTGAAACGGGTGGCAGCGCCCGAAACCTCGGCCTGGTTCCGCGACCTGCACCGCGGGCACGGCGTCACGATCATGGAGGGCCAGGGTCTTGCGCGGCTTCGGGGCGCCGACCGGGTGCGCGGCGCCATCCTGCCCGACGGACGCGACATCGCGGCGGACCTGGTGATCGCGGGCGTGGGCGTGACACCCGCAACCGACCTTGCCGAGGCGGCGGGCCTGCGGATCTCGAACGGAATCGCGACCGATGCGCTTGGCCGGACCAGCGAACCCGACATCTGGGCGGCGGGCGACTGCGCCTCGTTCCCGGGTCCGGATGGCAGGCTTCGGCTGGAATCGGTGCAGAACGCGATCGACATGGCCGAGGCGGTCGCCGCCAACATCATGGGCGCCGCCCAGCCCTACGAGCCGAAACCCTGGTTCTGGTCGGATCAGTATGACGTCAAGCTGCAGATCGCCGGCCTGAACACCGGATACACCGATGTGGCGGTGCGGAATTCGGGCGACGGGCGGTCGCACTGGTATTTCGCGGGCGACCGGCTGATCTCGGTCGACGCGATGAACGACGCGCGCGCCTACATGGTGGGCAAGCGGCTGATCGAGACCGGGATAAGCCCCGCGCCCGCCCTGCTGTCCGATCCCGCGACCGATCTCAAGGCGCTGCTGAAGGCATGA
- a CDS encoding peroxiredoxin, with product MTISPGDRLPDASLLRLGAEGPEAVTLSSMIAGRKAVIFALPGAYTRTCTAAHVPSFIRTRAGFAAKGVDAVICIAVNDPFVMAAWGESTGATAAGITMLADADAGFTKSVGMAFSAPPAGFYDRSMRYALYAEDGVVKVLHVEESRGSCDISGGEALLAAI from the coding sequence ATGACGATTTCACCCGGCGACCGCCTGCCCGATGCCAGCCTGCTGCGCCTTGGCGCCGAGGGGCCCGAGGCCGTGACGCTTTCGTCGATGATCGCGGGGCGCAAGGCGGTGATCTTCGCGCTGCCCGGCGCCTATACGCGCACCTGCACCGCCGCCCATGTCCCGAGCTTCATCCGCACCCGCGCGGGCTTTGCCGCGAAGGGTGTCGATGCGGTGATCTGCATCGCCGTGAACGATCCGTTCGTGATGGCGGCATGGGGCGAATCCACCGGGGCGACCGCTGCCGGAATCACCATGCTGGCGGATGCCGATGCCGGGTTCACCAAATCGGTCGGCATGGCCTTCAGCGCGCCGCCCGCCGGGTTCTACGACCGTTCGATGCGCTATGCGCTCTATGCCGAGGATGGTGTGGTGAAGGTGCTGCATGTCGAGGAAAGCCGCGGCAGTTGCGACATCTCGGGCGGCGAGGCGCTGCTCGCCGCAATCTGA
- a CDS encoding rhodanese-related sulfurtransferase produces MLTVAAFYRFAPVPDPAAIVAALRETGGPLGLSGTILVAPEGVNGTIAGPAEDVAEILRRLAAEPGMEGIAPRLSGAETPPFGRFKVRLKREIVTMGQPAADPLRGTGTHVPPADWNRLVDDPATVLIDTRNAYEVSVGTFPGALDPATDRFRDFPLWWQANRDRLAGRRIAMFCTGGIRCEKATAWLVAQGVPEVYHLQGGILRYLDEIAPEDSRWQGECFVFDGRVTLGHGLTPGSATTCGACRRPLSAADRANPAFEEGVACPACAAEYGAADRARFRERHRQMALAAARGTRHLGA; encoded by the coding sequence ATGCTGACCGTTGCCGCCTTCTATCGCTTCGCACCCGTTCCGGACCCTGCCGCCATCGTCGCCGCACTGCGCGAGACGGGCGGGCCCCTTGGCCTTTCCGGCACGATCCTTGTCGCGCCCGAGGGGGTGAACGGCACCATCGCCGGTCCGGCGGAGGATGTTGCGGAAATCCTGCGCCGCCTTGCCGCCGAGCCTGGCATGGAGGGCATCGCGCCGCGCCTGTCCGGCGCGGAAACCCCGCCCTTCGGACGCTTCAAGGTGCGGCTGAAGCGCGAGATCGTGACCATGGGCCAGCCCGCCGCCGATCCGCTGCGCGGCACCGGCACCCATGTGCCCCCGGCCGACTGGAACCGGCTTGTCGACGACCCCGCGACGGTTCTGATCGACACCCGCAACGCCTATGAAGTGTCGGTCGGCACCTTTCCCGGCGCACTCGACCCCGCCACCGACCGTTTCCGCGACTTTCCCCTCTGGTGGCAGGCCAACCGCGACCGGCTGGCGGGGCGCCGGATCGCGATGTTCTGCACCGGCGGCATCCGCTGCGAGAAGGCCACCGCCTGGCTGGTCGCCCAGGGTGTGCCCGAGGTCTACCACCTGCAGGGCGGCATCCTGCGCTATCTGGACGAGATCGCCCCGGAAGACTCGCGCTGGCAGGGTGAGTGTTTCGTGTTCGACGGCCGGGTGACGCTGGGCCACGGCCTGACCCCCGGCAGCGCCACGACCTGCGGCGCCTGCCGCCGCCCGCTGTCGGCAGCCGACCGCGCGAACCCGGCCTTCGAGGAAGGCGTCGCCTGCCCGGCCTGCGCGGCGGAATACGGCGCCGCAGACCGCGCGCGTTTCCGCGAGCGCCACCGGCAAATGGCCCTGGCGGCCGCGCGCGGCACGCGGCACCTCGGGGCGTGA
- the rsmD gene encoding 16S rRNA (guanine(966)-N(2))-methyltransferase RsmD: protein MRIIGGRFRGTHLAPVGAGDPAAHLRPTGDRVREAVFNLLENSLHLRFDGTRVLDLFAGTGALGLEALSRGAARVAFVDDGTAARALLRRNIEITRSMGETDVWRRDATSLGQNRGPGYGLVFLDPPYGKGLGEAALASALAGGWLAPGAVVVWEEGTRPLPPPGLELVDQRRYGDTWITLLRGPA, encoded by the coding sequence ATGAGGATCATCGGCGGGCGGTTCCGGGGCACCCATCTGGCCCCGGTCGGCGCGGGCGACCCCGCCGCGCATCTGCGCCCCACCGGCGACAGGGTGCGCGAGGCGGTGTTCAACCTGCTGGAAAACAGCCTGCACCTGCGGTTCGACGGCACCCGTGTGCTCGACCTCTTTGCCGGCACCGGCGCGCTCGGGCTCGAGGCGCTGTCGCGCGGCGCGGCGCGTGTGGCCTTCGTGGATGACGGCACGGCGGCCCGCGCGCTGTTGCGGCGCAACATCGAGATCACCCGCAGCATGGGCGAAACCGACGTGTGGCGGCGCGATGCGACCAGCCTGGGGCAGAACCGGGGGCCCGGCTACGGGCTGGTCTTCCTCGACCCGCCCTATGGCAAGGGCCTGGGCGAGGCCGCGCTGGCCTCGGCGCTGGCCGGCGGCTGGCTGGCCCCCGGCGCCGTGGTGGTCTGGGAGGAAGGCACCCGCCCCCTGCCGCCGCCCGGGCTGGAACTGGTGGACCAGCGCCGCTATGGCGACACCTGGATCACCCTGCTGCGAGGCCCCGCATGA
- a CDS encoding FAD-dependent oxidoreductase, which produces MTQHSRLLSPVRLRGHTLRNRVVFGAHTANMAVDGLPGRQFGAYLLERALGGAAMIVAEPMPVHRTGVLTRGNFRHSSDAVIPHFRAVTEPVRDAGAVILQQLYHIGAHGDSDLSFAPHWSPSGHPSYHDSDGSHAMTVTEIEELIAAHVAAAVRCKAGGFQGVEVWAAYHSLLDQFWTPWSNTRDDEWGGSLENRTRFSRRIVEGIRRACGEDFVIGLAVSTSDAHDVTLGVEALAEIVALHDATGHIDYVTCGHGGYLDFERLMPTFLFAEKLTAPVTAVLKGAVTHALVTSEAHVRTPENAEAVIAAGQADLVSVVRGQIADPHWAAKVAAGRAERVRGCISCNQMCWGRRSRDYWISCLINPSAGREWEWGGDRFSPAATPRDILVVGAGPAGLEAARAAAERGHRVELHEAGARVGGQFRLAGMQPRRGQIIDLLGWYEAELARLGVDLRLNSYLEDSDIAAHPATEVILATGSLPDPEARQRWLPGAGPMPGIEAGGVWSAEDAMRREARLGDAVVVLDEGGNWRGVGTAWALAERGHRVTLVTPDPFVGREIVRTSADGPARARLARLGVSFRTESVIARWHGNGATLRSLLTGEEETVAASGLVVATTNRAFDPFPETLPGKRLHRIGDCVAPRQAPYAFHEGRRVALAL; this is translated from the coding sequence ATGACCCAGCATTCCCGCCTTCTGTCGCCGGTCCGCCTGCGGGGCCACACGCTGCGCAACCGCGTGGTGTTCGGCGCGCATACCGCGAACATGGCGGTGGATGGCCTGCCCGGGCGGCAGTTCGGGGCCTACCTGCTGGAGCGGGCCCTGGGCGGTGCCGCGATGATCGTGGCCGAACCGATGCCGGTGCACCGCACGGGCGTCCTGACGCGCGGCAACTTCCGGCATTCCAGCGATGCGGTGATCCCGCATTTCCGGGCCGTCACCGAACCGGTCAGGGACGCGGGCGCGGTGATCCTGCAGCAGCTCTACCACATCGGGGCGCATGGCGATTCGGACCTGAGCTTTGCGCCGCACTGGTCGCCCTCGGGCCACCCCAGCTATCACGACAGCGACGGCAGCCACGCCATGACCGTGACCGAGATCGAGGAACTGATCGCGGCGCATGTGGCGGCGGCGGTCCGCTGCAAGGCCGGGGGCTTTCAGGGGGTCGAGGTCTGGGCGGCCTATCATTCGCTGCTTGACCAGTTCTGGACACCCTGGAGCAACACGCGCGACGACGAATGGGGCGGAAGCCTGGAGAACCGCACGCGGTTCTCGCGCCGGATCGTCGAGGGGATCCGCCGGGCCTGCGGCGAGGATTTCGTGATCGGACTGGCGGTATCCACCTCGGACGCGCATGACGTCACGCTGGGGGTCGAGGCGCTGGCCGAGATCGTGGCGCTGCATGATGCGACCGGGCACATCGACTATGTAACCTGCGGCCATGGCGGCTATCTGGATTTCGAGCGGCTGATGCCGACCTTCCTGTTCGCAGAAAAGCTGACGGCGCCGGTGACGGCGGTGCTGAAGGGCGCGGTGACACATGCGCTTGTGACCTCCGAGGCGCATGTGCGCACGCCCGAGAATGCCGAGGCGGTGATTGCGGCGGGCCAGGCCGACCTGGTGTCGGTGGTGCGGGGGCAGATCGCCGATCCGCACTGGGCGGCCAAGGTGGCGGCGGGACGGGCCGAACGGGTGCGCGGCTGCATTTCCTGCAACCAGATGTGCTGGGGGCGGCGGTCGCGTGACTACTGGATTTCCTGCCTGATCAATCCGTCTGCGGGGCGCGAATGGGAATGGGGCGGCGACCGGTTCAGCCCCGCCGCAACCCCGCGCGACATCCTGGTGGTGGGCGCCGGCCCCGCCGGGCTGGAGGCGGCGCGGGCCGCGGCAGAACGGGGGCACCGGGTGGAACTGCATGAGGCGGGCGCCCGCGTCGGCGGGCAGTTCCGGCTGGCCGGGATGCAGCCGCGCCGGGGCCAGATCATCGACCTTCTGGGCTGGTACGAGGCCGAGCTTGCCCGGCTGGGTGTCGATCTGCGGCTGAATTCCTACCTGGAGGACAGCGACATCGCGGCGCATCCGGCAACCGAGGTGATACTCGCCACCGGGTCGCTGCCCGATCCCGAGGCGCGGCAGCGCTGGCTGCCGGGGGCCGGGCCGATGCCGGGGATCGAGGCGGGCGGCGTATGGTCGGCCGAGGATGCGATGCGGCGCGAGGCGCGGCTGGGCGATGCGGTGGTCGTGCTGGACGAGGGCGGCAACTGGCGCGGGGTGGGCACAGCCTGGGCTCTGGCCGAACGCGGGCACCGCGTCACGCTGGTCACGCCCGACCCGTTCGTCGGGCGCGAGATCGTCCGCACCTCGGCGGACGGACCGGCGCGGGCGCGGCTGGCCCGGTTGGGGGTGAGCTTCCGCACCGAAAGCGTGATCGCCCGCTGGCATGGCAACGGCGCCACGCTGCGCAGCCTGCTGACCGGCGAGGAGGAGACGGTGGCCGCGTCGGGCCTTGTCGTGGCCACGACGAACCGTGCCTTCGATCCCTTTCCCGAAACCCTGCCGGGCAAGCGGCTGCACCGGATCGGCGATTGCGTCGCCCCCCGGCAGGCCCCATACGCCTTTCATGAAGGGCGGCGGGTGGCGCTGGCGCTCTAG
- a CDS encoding response regulator — protein MTRAEDNGVSRDALERFERRSSRNGLFLRYAAGRIRGFAARQVLTVVGAGALAVIEAPWIGVLAFLLGFVGDAVDSLFLRALLARFRDREVPRRWRRAALVIGTAQGVTIAASVVLAWTQSADPAIAFFATAFLIGATINAGLARPYCARMADLRLALFAVTLAGLLARDALAAPDLSVWLMGDAYHLIATIMLCYASWNFLRIAGRGFHRGMAMERQLLEDQHALAVSTAALAQREAQARKLALVAEQANDSIIICDADGRIEWVNPTFTRITGFSAEDVIGRTPGQVLTSNSSAPEAVNAIVEARAAGQPWRVEILNTTRDGRTVWIETSGTHVLDANGRPLMTIQVERDITVAKEHAAALAEASARAAAAAEARSRFLATMSHEIRTPMNGVIGMAGLLADTGINDEQRGYVSAIMESGRSLLALINDILDLSRLEAGGMQIDAKPMNATALVQGVARLLRPLAEGKGLQFIAPGPEAPAVWVKGDAGRIQQVLTNLIGNAVRFTREGQVSIDLRALPATGGRVALSIEITDTGVGIRQDRQEAIFESFTQSDNSTSREFGGTGLGLAIARQLARLMGGDITLRSIPGVGSVFVLSLVLARAAAPGATAPEVAPAIPRLAGRRILVAEDNGTNRLILRKLIERTGATLEEAVNGAEAVEAYARQRPDFVFLDMQMPVMDGLAAARAIRAHEAGDGGDPLPRCPMVMLTANAFAEDATASLGVGCDAFLTKPVMPADIYATLDRFIGPDVMPVRGAA, from the coding sequence ATGACCAGGGCTGAAGACAACGGTGTATCGCGGGACGCGCTGGAACGGTTCGAGCGGCGTTCCAGCCGGAACGGCCTGTTCCTGCGCTATGCGGCCGGGCGGATCAGGGGATTCGCCGCGCGCCAGGTTCTGACCGTGGTCGGCGCCGGTGCCCTGGCGGTGATCGAGGCCCCGTGGATCGGCGTTCTGGCCTTCCTGCTGGGTTTCGTGGGCGATGCCGTCGATTCGCTGTTCCTGCGGGCACTGCTGGCGCGGTTCCGCGACCGCGAGGTGCCCCGGCGCTGGCGCCGCGCGGCCCTGGTGATCGGCACCGCGCAGGGGGTGACCATCGCCGCCTCGGTCGTGCTGGCCTGGACGCAGTCGGCCGATCCGGCGATCGCGTTCTTTGCCACGGCCTTCCTGATCGGCGCCACGATCAACGCGGGCCTTGCGCGCCCCTATTGCGCACGGATGGCGGATCTGCGGCTGGCGCTGTTCGCCGTGACGCTGGCAGGGCTTCTCGCGCGCGATGCGCTGGCCGCGCCGGACCTTTCGGTCTGGCTGATGGGCGACGCCTATCACCTGATCGCCACGATCATGCTGTGCTATGCCAGCTGGAATTTCCTGCGGATCGCCGGGCGGGGGTTCCATCGCGGCATGGCGATGGAGCGGCAGCTGCTGGAGGATCAGCACGCGCTGGCGGTATCCACCGCCGCGCTGGCGCAGCGCGAGGCGCAGGCAAGAAAGCTGGCGCTGGTGGCCGAACAGGCGAATGACAGCATCATCATCTGCGATGCCGACGGCCGGATCGAATGGGTCAATCCCACCTTCACCCGGATCACCGGCTTTTCGGCGGAAGACGTGATCGGCCGCACCCCGGGCCAGGTGCTGACGTCCAACAGCAGCGCCCCGGAGGCGGTGAACGCCATCGTCGAGGCGCGCGCGGCCGGGCAGCCGTGGCGCGTGGAAATCCTGAACACCACCCGCGACGGACGGACCGTGTGGATCGAGACCAGCGGCACCCATGTGCTTGATGCCAACGGGCGCCCGCTGATGACGATCCAGGTCGAACGTGACATCACCGTGGCCAAGGAACATGCCGCCGCGCTGGCCGAGGCAAGCGCCCGCGCCGCCGCCGCGGCCGAGGCGCGGTCGCGGTTCCTGGCCACCATGAGCCACGAGATCCGGACGCCGATGAACGGTGTCATCGGCATGGCAGGGCTGCTGGCCGATACCGGGATCAATGACGAGCAGCGCGGTTACGTCAGCGCCATCATGGAATCGGGCCGGTCGCTGCTGGCGCTGATCAACGACATCCTCGACCTTTCCCGGCTCGAGGCCGGGGGGATGCAGATCGACGCGAAGCCGATGAACGCCACCGCCCTGGTGCAGGGCGTCGCGCGGCTGCTGCGGCCGCTGGCCGAGGGGAAGGGCCTTCAGTTCATCGCGCCCGGCCCCGAGGCGCCGGCGGTCTGGGTCAAGGGTGATGCCGGACGCATCCAGCAAGTGCTGACGAACCTGATCGGCAATGCCGTGCGGTTCACCCGCGAAGGGCAGGTCAGCATCGACCTGCGGGCACTGCCGGCGACCGGCGGCAGGGTCGCCCTGTCGATCGAGATCACGGATACCGGCGTCGGCATCCGGCAGGACCGGCAGGAGGCGATCTTTGAAAGCTTCACCCAGTCCGACAACTCGACCAGCCGCGAATTCGGCGGCACCGGTCTTGGCCTGGCCATTGCCCGGCAGCTCGCCCGGCTGATGGGGGGGGACATCACCCTGCGTTCGATCCCCGGCGTCGGATCGGTGTTCGTGCTGTCGCTTGTCCTTGCCAGGGCCGCCGCTCCGGGCGCGACGGCACCCGAGGTGGCGCCGGCGATCCCCCGGCTTGCGGGCCGCCGCATTCTGGTCGCCGAGGACAACGGCACCAACCGGCTGATCCTGCGCAAGCTGATCGAGCGCACCGGCGCGACGCTGGAAGAGGCGGTGAACGGCGCCGAGGCGGTCGAGGCCTATGCCCGGCAGCGGCCCGATTTCGTATTCCTCGACATGCAGATGCCGGTGATGGACGGGCTGGCCGCCGCCCGGGCGATCCGCGCCCACGAGGCCGGGGATGGCGGCGATCCGCTGCCGCGCTGCCCCATGGTGATGCTGACCGCGAACGCCTTTGCCGAGGATGCGACCGCCAGCCTCGGGGTCGGATGCGATGCCTTCCTGACCAAGCCCGTCATGCCCGCCGACATCTATGCCACACTCGACCGCTTCATCGGGCCGGACGTCATGCCGGTGCGCGGCGCTGCCTGA
- a CDS encoding TIGR03862 family flavoprotein has product MGRPEAVVIGAGPAGLMAAEAMAGAGLSVTVAEAKPSPARKFLMAGKSGLNITRDEPMAAFAAAYHPPGWLTPILDSFGPDAVAAWCRGLGQPVFTGSSGRVFPVAMKASPLLRAWLARLDGLGVVLHRRWRWTGFDGTAARFDTPAGPARLAPRVTVLALGGASWARLGSDGAWAPLLAGLGVPLAPFRPANMGFRIDWSPHMAALAGQPVKGAALVVSGGMRHRGEFVISSRGIEGGAVYAASRALRDGARLAVDLMADLPEAGVAARLARAKPGDSLANRLRKAGLGPVAAALLREWGGPLPADPAALAARIKALPVPLGPPRPMDEAISTAGGIMAQGLGAGLDLHALPGVFAAGEMLDWEAPTGGYLLTASLATGRHAGLAAARRALSAG; this is encoded by the coding sequence ATGGGCAGGCCCGAGGCAGTGGTGATCGGCGCGGGCCCTGCCGGGCTGATGGCCGCCGAGGCGATGGCCGGTGCCGGCCTTTCGGTGACGGTGGCCGAGGCCAAGCCTTCGCCCGCGCGCAAGTTCCTGATGGCGGGCAAGTCGGGGCTGAACATCACCAGGGACGAACCGATGGCGGCCTTTGCCGCCGCCTATCACCCGCCCGGCTGGCTGACGCCGATCCTTGATTCCTTCGGACCCGATGCCGTCGCCGCGTGGTGCCGGGGTCTTGGCCAGCCGGTCTTCACCGGCAGTTCGGGCCGGGTGTTTCCCGTGGCGATGAAGGCGTCGCCGCTGCTGCGCGCCTGGCTCGCGCGGCTGGACGGGCTGGGGGTGGTGCTGCACCGGCGCTGGCGATGGACCGGTTTCGACGGCACCGCCGCCCGGTTCGACACGCCCGCCGGTCCCGCGCGGCTGGCGCCGCGCGTCACGGTGCTGGCCCTGGGCGGGGCAAGCTGGGCGCGGCTGGGGTCGGACGGGGCCTGGGCGCCGCTGCTGGCCGGCCTCGGCGTGCCGCTGGCACCGTTCCGGCCGGCGAACATGGGGTTCAGGATCGACTGGTCCCCGCATATGGCCGCGCTTGCCGGCCAGCCGGTGAAGGGTGCGGCCCTGGTGGTGTCCGGCGGCATGCGCCACCGCGGCGAATTCGTGATCTCGTCCCGGGGGATCGAGGGTGGCGCCGTCTATGCCGCATCGCGGGCCCTGCGCGATGGCGCGCGCCTTGCGGTCGACCTGATGGCGGACCTGCCCGAGGCGGGCGTCGCGGCGCGGCTGGCACGGGCAAAGCCGGGCGACAGCCTGGCCAACCGCCTGCGCAAGGCGGGGCTCGGCCCGGTTGCCGCCGCCCTGCTGCGCGAATGGGGCGGGCCGCTGCCCGCCGACCCGGCCGCGCTGGCGGCACGGATCAAGGCGCTGCCGGTGCCGCTTGGACCGCCACGCCCGATGGACGAGGCGATTTCGACCGCCGGAGGGATCATGGCGCAGGGTCTGGGCGCGGGGCTGGACCTGCACGCCCTGCCCGGCGTCTTTGCCGCGGGCGAGATGCTGGACTGGGAGGCGCCGACAGGCGGCTATCTGCTGACCGCCAGCCTGGCGACCGGGCGGCATGCCGGGCTCGCGGCAGCCCGGCGCGCGCTCTCGGCCGGGTAG
- the pncA gene encoding bifunctional nicotinamidase/pyrazinamidase, translating into MQADGSALIVIDVQLDFCPGGALAVADGDAVVGPVNALMQDAGAVILTQDWHPAGHLSFAANHPGAAPFSLTRMPYGPQVLWPVHCVQGTAGAGFHPGLATDRADLVIRKGFRPGIDSYSAFFENDRTTPTGLEGYLRSRGITRLVLAGLATDFCVAYSAQDAARLGFDVTVVMDACRAIDLDGSLAAAMTAMRGAGVTLA; encoded by the coding sequence ATGCAGGCCGATGGCAGCGCCCTGATCGTGATCGACGTGCAACTGGATTTCTGCCCCGGCGGTGCGCTGGCGGTGGCCGATGGCGATGCGGTGGTGGGGCCGGTCAACGCGCTGATGCAGGATGCGGGCGCGGTGATCCTGACGCAGGACTGGCACCCGGCGGGCCACCTGAGCTTTGCGGCGAATCATCCGGGCGCTGCCCCCTTCAGCCTGACCCGGATGCCCTACGGCCCGCAGGTGCTGTGGCCGGTGCACTGCGTGCAGGGCACGGCCGGGGCGGGGTTCCACCCCGGGCTTGCCACCGACCGCGCCGATCTGGTGATCCGCAAGGGGTTCCGGCCCGGCATCGACAGCTATTCCGCCTTCTTCGAGAACGATCGCACGACGCCCACGGGGCTGGAGGGGTATCTGCGCAGCCGTGGCATCACGCGGCTGGTGCTGGCGGGGCTGGCCACCGATTTCTGCGTGGCCTATTCGGCGCAGGATGCCGCGCGGCTGGGGTTCGACGTGACGGTGGTGATGGACGCCTGCCGCGCCATCGACCTTGATGGATCGCTGGCGGCGGCGATGACGGCGATGCGGGGGGCGGGCGTGACGCTCGCCTGA
- the pncB gene encoding nicotinate phosphoribosyltransferase — MDIAARVWNHRWKIDPIVRSLIDTDFYKLLMCQSIYRNRPDTTVTFSLINRTSAVRLADLVDEGELREQLDHVRSLRLTRGESTWLRGNTFYGKRQMFRPDFMEWFEGLRLPPYHLERRDGQYELTFEGAWPEVMMWEIPALAVLMELRGRAVLERMGRFELQVLYARAMTKLWEKVERLRRIPGLRIADFGTRRRHSFLWQDWCVQAMIEGLEGAFIGTSNCLIAQRRDIEAIGTNAHELPMVYSALARDDAELAQAPYQVLADWHEEHDGNLRIILPDTYGTAGFLARAPEWLAKWTGIRIDSGDPAEGAETAIRWWRDRGEDPATKLVIFSDGLDVDRIEALHRQFAGRVKVSFGWGTMLTNDFRDLVAGDALAPFSLVCKAIAADGRPTVKLSDNPNKAMGPADEVARYKRVFGVGPQVARAVVV; from the coding sequence ATGGATATCGCCGCGCGCGTCTGGAACCACCGCTGGAAGATCGACCCGATCGTCCGGTCGCTGATCGACACCGATTTCTACAAGCTCCTGATGTGCCAGTCGATCTATCGCAACCGGCCGGATACCACGGTGACCTTCAGCCTGATCAACCGCACCTCGGCGGTGCGCCTGGCCGATCTGGTGGACGAGGGCGAACTGCGCGAGCAGCTTGACCATGTCCGGTCGCTGCGCCTGACCCGCGGCGAAAGCACATGGCTGCGCGGCAACACCTTCTATGGCAAGCGCCAGATGTTCCGCCCCGATTTCATGGAGTGGTTCGAGGGCCTGCGCCTGCCGCCCTATCACCTGGAACGCCGCGACGGGCAGTACGAACTGACCTTCGAGGGCGCCTGGCCCGAGGTGATGATGTGGGAGATCCCGGCGCTTGCCGTGCTGATGGAATTGCGCGGCCGGGCCGTTCTGGAACGCATGGGCCGGTTCGAGCTGCAGGTTCTCTATGCCCGCGCGATGACCAAGCTCTGGGAAAAGGTCGAGCGCCTGCGCCGCATTCCCGGCCTGCGGATCGCCGATTTCGGCACGAGGCGGCGGCATTCCTTCCTGTGGCAGGACTGGTGCGTCCAGGCGATGATCGAGGGGCTGGAAGGGGCCTTCATCGGCACCTCGAACTGCCTGATCGCGCAGCGCCGCGACATCGAGGCGATCGGCACCAATGCCCACGAACTGCCCATGGTCTATTCGGCGCTGGCACGGGATGATGCGGAACTGGCGCAGGCGCCCTATCAGGTGCTGGCCGACTGGCACGAGGAACACGACGGCAACCTGCGCATCATCCTGCCCGATACCTATGGCACGGCCGGCTTCCTTGCCCGCGCGCCGGAATGGCTGGCGAAATGGACCGGAATCCGCATCGATTCCGGCGACCCGGCGGAAGGCGCGGAAACCGCGATCCGCTGGTGGCGCGACCGGGGCGAGGACCCGGCCACGAAGCTCGTGATCTTTTCCGACGGGCTCGACGTCGACCGGATCGAGGCACTGCACCGGCAGTTCGCCGGGCGGGTGAAGGTGTCGTTCGGCTGGGGCACCATGCTGACCAACGATTTCCGCGATCTGGTGGCGGGCGATGCGCTGGCGCCCTTCAGCCTGGTGTGCAAGGCCATCGCGGCCGACGGGCGGCCCACGGTCAAGCTGTCGGACAACCCCAACAAGGCGATGGGCCCGGCGGATGAGGTGGCGCGCTACAAGCGGGTGTTCGGGGTGGGCCCGCAGGTCGCGCGCGCCGTGGTGGTCTGA